The following are encoded together in the Balaenoptera acutorostrata chromosome 9, mBalAcu1.1, whole genome shotgun sequence genome:
- the LOC103007340 gene encoding LOW QUALITY PROTEIN: olfactory receptor 478 (The sequence of the model RefSeq protein was modified relative to this genomic sequence to represent the inferred CDS: substituted 2 bases at 2 genomic stop codons) encodes MDSLEHGNNTAMTGFVLPGLTNDPILRVILFTIILCIYLVTICGNLSTVILIRISSQLHHRMYFFLSHLAFAAIGHSSSVTPSMLVDFLVERNTISYPGCAIQLGSVVSFGSTECFLLAAMAYDRFVAICSPLLXSTKMSTRVYAQLLTVAYVGGFLNACSFTICFYYSLFCGPHRVNHFFCDFAPLVELSCSDISIPAVVPSFTAGSIIVVTVIVIAISYIYILITILKMRSTEGHHKAFSTCTSHLTAVTLFYGTITFIYVMPKSSYSTDQNKVVSVFXVVVIPMLNPLIYSLRNSEINEVLKRELC; translated from the coding sequence ATGGATTCCCTGGAGCATGGGAACAATACTGCAATGACAGGGTTCGTGTTACCGGGCTTAACAAATGATCCAATTCTTCGAGTCATCCTCTTCACGATCATCCTCTGTATCTACCTGGTGACCATATGTGGCAACCTCAGCACAGTCATTCTCATCAGAATCTCTTCTCAGCTCCATCAtcgtatgtatttttttctgagccaCTTGGCCTTTGCTGCCATAGGCCATTCATCTTCTGTTACACCCAGTATGCTTGTAGATTTCCTGGTGGAGAGAAATACCATCTCCTATCCTGGATGTGCCATTCAACTTGGTTCAGTTGTTTCCTTTGGGTCAACTGAGTGCTTCCTTCTGGCTGCCATGGCATATGATCGCTTCGTGGCCATCTGCAGCCCACTGCTTTAGTCCACCAAAATGTCCACACGAGTTTATGCTCAGTTACTCACAGTGGCTTACGTAGGTGGTTTTCTCAATGCTTGCTCTTTTACTATTTGCTTCTATTATTCACTTTTCTGTGGACCACATCGAGTCAATcattttttctgtgattttgcTCCTTTGGTTGAACTCTCCTGTTCTGATATCAGTATCCCTGCAGTTGTCCCCTCATTTACAGCTGGCTCCATCATTGTGGTCACGGTGATTGTCATAGCCATCTCCTACATCTACATCCTCATCACCATTCTGAAGATGCGCTCCACCGAGGGGCACCACAAGGCCTTCTCCACCTGCACGtctcacctcacagcagtcactCTGTTCTATGGGACCATCACATTCATTTATGTGATGCCCAAGTCCAGCTACTCAACTGATCAGAACAAGGTGGTGTCTGTGTTCTAGGTGGTGGTGATCCCCATGTTGAACCCCCTCATCTACAGCCTGAGGAACAGTGAGATTAATGAGGTTCTGAAGAGAGAGCTTTGTTAA